Proteins encoded in a region of the Procambarus clarkii isolate CNS0578487 chromosome 28, FALCON_Pclarkii_2.0, whole genome shotgun sequence genome:
- the LOC123754925 gene encoding cuticle protein AMP1A-like, whose amino-acid sequence MKFVILAALVAVTVAAPMPDSASSAESVEVVPILRDDRVHEEDGRYSFDVETGNGIVLSQSGSPDGPEGTIVKSGSYSYTAPDGTPVHVTFVANENGYQPQSDLLPVAPAFPHPIPQFVLDQIAFAAEEDAARARGELSAESD is encoded by the exons GTGATCCTCGCCGCCTTGGTCGCCGTGACCGTCGCCGCACCCATGCCTGACAGCGCCAGCTCCGCTGAGAGTGTAGAGGTAGTGCCCATCCTGAGGGACGACCGTGTCCACGAAGAGGACGGACGGTACAGCTTTGATGTGGAGACTGGCAACGGTATCGTCTTGTCTCAGTCTGGTTCTCCCGACGGTCCCGAGGGCACCATCGTCAAGTCTGGAAGCTATTC CTACACTGCTCCTGACGGCACTCCCGTCCATGTGACGTTTGTCGCCAACGAGAACGGCTACCAGCCCCAGTCTGACCTGCTGCCAGTGGCTCCAGCCTTCCCCCACCCAATCCCCCAGTTCGTGCTGGACCAGATCGCCTTCGCTGCTGAGGAAGACGCTGCTCGTGCCCGAGGAGAGCTCTCTGCTGAGTCCGATTAG